The following proteins are co-located in the Prionailurus viverrinus isolate Anna chromosome A1, UM_Priviv_1.0, whole genome shotgun sequence genome:
- the MLNR gene encoding motilin receptor has translation MGSPWNSSAGADGADGALLPCDERLCSPFPLEALVPVTAVCLGLFAVGVSGNVVTVLLIGRYRDMRTTTNLYLGSMAVSDLLILLGLPFDLYRLWRSRPWVFGQLLCRLSLYLGEGCTYATLLHMTALSVERYLAICRPLRARVLVTRRRVRALIAALWAVALLSAGPFFFLVGVEQDPGLDAGPDLNGSAPLTPSPRTSPPPSHLGSSRAPPLSPPSGLEAAAAAALFSRECRPSPAQLGALRVMLWVTTAYFFLPFLCLSVLYGLIGRELWRSRGPLRGPAASGREKGHRQTVRVLLVVVLAFIVCWLPFHVGRIIYINTEDSRMMNFSQYFNIVALQLFYLSASINPILYNLISKKYRAAAWKLLLATQSRQRSFCRSRDTEGDMEGDAAGYTETSANVQTSSTSTAKQVTLSHNAETSGKTGL, from the exons ATGGGCAGCCCCTGGAACAGCAGCGCCGGCGCGGACGGCGCGGACGGCGCGCTGCTGCCGTGCGACGAGCGCCTCTGCTCGCCCTTCCCCCTGGAGGCGCTGGTGCCTGTGACCGCCGTGTGCCTGGGCCTGTTCGCCGTCGGAGTGAGCGGCAACGTGGTGACGGTGCTGCTGATCGGGCGCTACCGGGACATGCGGACCACCACCAACCTGTACCTGGGCAGCATGGCCGTATCCGACCTGCTCATCCTGCTCGGGCTCCCCTTCGACCTGTACCGCCTCTGGCGCTCGCGGCCCTGGGTGTTCGGGCAGCTGCTCTGCCGCCTCTCGCTCTACCTGGGCGAGGGCTGCACCTACGCCACGCTGCTGCACATGACGGCGCTCAGCGTCGAGCGCTACCTCGCCATCTGCCGCCCGCTCCGTGCCCGCGTCCTCGTCACCCGGCGCCGCGTCCGCGCCCTCATCGCCGCGCTCTGGGCGGTGGCGCTGCTCTCCGCCGGGCCCTTCTTCTTCCTGGTGGGCGTCGAGCAGGACCCCGGCCTCGACGCGGGCCCGGACCTAAACGGCAGCGCCCCGCTCACGCCCTCGCCCCGCACCTCGCCGCCACCGTCGCACCTCGGGTCCTCGCGAGCGCCACCGCTGTCCCCCCCGTCGGGGCTCGAGGCCGCGGCGGCCGCGGCTCTGTTCAGCCGCGAGTGCCGGCCCAGCCCGGCTCAGCTAGGCGCGCTTCGCGTCATGCTTTGGGTCACCACCGCCTACTTCTTCCtgccctttctgtgcctcagcgTCCTCTACGGGCTCATCGGCCGGGAGCTGTGGAGGAGCCGGGGGCCGCTACGAGGCCCGGCCGCTTCCGGGCGCGAGAAGGGCCACCGGCAGACGGTCCGCGTCCTGC TGGTGGTGGTTCTGGCATTTATAGTGTGCTGGTTGCCTTTCCACGTTGGCAGGATCATTTACATAAATACGGAAGATTCCCGGATGATGAACTTCTCTCAGTACTTTAACATTGTtgctttgcaacttttctatctGAGTGCATCCATCAACCCGATCCTCTACAACCTCATTTCAAAGAAGTACAGAGCAGCGGCCTGGAAACTGCTGCTGGCTACACAGTCCAGACAGAGAAGTTTCTGCCGAAGCAGGGACACCGAGGGGGACATGGAAGGAGACGCTGCTGGCTACACAGAGACCAGCGCCAATGTACAGACGTCGTCAACCAGTACCGCCAAGCAAGTCACCTTGTCCCACAATGCTGAGACTTCAGGGAAGACAGGTCTGTAG